In Aegilops tauschii subsp. strangulata cultivar AL8/78 chromosome 3, Aet v6.0, whole genome shotgun sequence, one genomic interval encodes:
- the LOC120976004 gene encoding uncharacterized protein, whose product MECNKDEAIRSKEMAERKYKVNDFAGARKFALKAKGLFDLEGIDQMIVALDVHLRSLKKFEGENDWYGILEVSTWADEETIRKQYKKLALQTHPDKNSFVGADSAFNLISDAWNVLSDKNKRILHDQRRHMSSLRVLQNNSQVSVDNTSSSSMPSMNGFCRQNTGPASPPNVPPPNIPKLSTFWTVCISCRMNFEYPRQYVNQYMICPECHKPFKAEEVPPPPTSSHTYQPKSMDTNTSRGRTACPGEGMAGTGVASGSRNHHNPMQQRCSFQGSAGGAHTFSHSVQQTHGTVSGSSGSSIPRKAAATKEKEAAKKRYKKVAPQSTSSGLDGDSSSQNKAKMKARSTDRASGAKRRKETSNCPVSAGSSFIKEMEKLDMRNLLINKMKLQLRDKLEEFNRKKADMENGRKMQTSQRTNKAATCSTAVDAKKMKRTQRSSSVHPEEDNGKKLTSERKRAEKRKHAGSEEMGSWEWKKPEIRLFYTRRSRREQEPSPDEMLVPDADFYAFGDHSGNSFQKDQVWATYDEEDGMPRYYALIQTVHSRRPFKVTFAFLKADNPDEFGASDWLSCGFSKTCGDFKPGASEDADELNKFSHLVACQKGPGRRIIRILPRKGDIWALYQNWSADWDELVPDETMYKYDLVQVLDSYSPSEGLSVMPIEKVPGFVSVFKPLSDPAKSRRIPEEEMTRFSHQVPFHILTGEEAHNSPKGCYELDPGSTPKELLQVV is encoded by the coding sequence ATGGAGTGCAACAAAGATGAAGCGATCAGATCAAAGGAGATGGCTGAAAGGAAGTACAAGGTGAACGATTTTGCGGGCGCAAGGAAGTTTGCCTTGAAAGCAAAGGGTCTTTTCGATCTTGAGGGCATCGATCAGATGATTGTAGCCTTGGATGTCCACCTAAGGTCACTGAAAAAGTTTGAAGGGGAGAATGACTGGTATGGCATCCTAGAAGTATCAACCTGGGCTGATGAGGAGACTATCAGGAAGCAGTACAAGAAGCTGGCCTTACAAACTCATCCAGACAAGAACAGTTTCGTTGGTGCTGATAGTGCTTTCAATCTCATCTCAGATGCTTGGAATGTATTGTCTGACAAAAACAAGAGAATACTTCATGATCAGAGGAGGCATATGAGCTCTTTACGAGTCCTTCAGAACAACTCCCAAGTAAGTGTTGATAACACTTCCAGTTCATCCATGCCAAGTATGAATGGCTTCTGCAGGCAAAATACTGGTCCAGCCTCACCTCCCAATGTGCCTCCTCCAAATATCCCAAAGCTAAGCACATTTTGGACAGTCTGCATTTCTTGTCGCATGAACTTTGAGTACCCAAGGCAATACGTGAACCAATATATGATATGCCCAGAGTGCCATAAACCTTTTAAGGCTGAAGAAGTTCCTCCTCCGCCTACTTCAAGTCACACCTACCAACCAAAGTCAATGGATACTAATACTAGTAGGGGTCGCACAGCATGTCCTGGTGAGGGAATGGCAGGAACAGGAGTGGCTAGTGGTAGCCGGAATCATCATAATCCTATGCAGCAGCGGTGCTCTTTTCAGGGATCTGCAGGTGGTGCACACACTTTTTCACATTCAGTGCAACAGACACATGGTACTGTTTCAGGCTCTTCCGGATCATCAATCCCTAGAAAAGCTGCAGCAACGAAGGAAAAGGAAGCCGCAAAGAAGCGATACAAGAAAGTGGCGCCGCAGTCAACAAGCTCTGGCCTTGATGGTGACTCAAGTTCACAGAACAAAGCCAAAATGAAGGCTCGCTCCACTGACCGGGCATCGGGAGCGAAGAGGCGCAAGGAAACTTCTAATTGTCCTGTATCTGCAGGGAGCAGCTTCATCAAGGAGATGGAGAAGTTGGATATGCGAAACTTACTAATTAACAAGATGAAACTCCAACTTCGGGACAAATTAGAGGAGTTCAACAGGAAGAAGGCTGATATGGAGAATGGACGAAAGATGCAGACTAGTCAGAGAACAAACAAAGCGGCCACATGCAGCACAGCAGTTGATGCCAAGAAAATGAAGAGGACACAACGAAGTAGTTCAGTTCATCCAGAAGAAGATAATGGGAAGAAACTGACCAGTGAAAGAAAGAGGGCAGAGAAGAGGAAGCATGCCGGTTCAGAAGAAATGGGGTCATGGGAGTGGAAGAAACCTGAAATACGGCTTTTTTACACCAGGAGAAGCCGCAGGGAACAAGAGCCATCTCCCGATGAAATGCTTGTCCCTGATGCAGATTTCTATGCCTTTGGTGATCATTCTGGGAACTCTTTCCAGAAGGATCAAGTGTGGGCCACATATGATGAAGAAGATGGCATGCCTCGCTACTATGCTTTGATCCAGACAGTGCACTCCAGACGCCCTTTTAAGGTTACATTTGCATTCCTCAAGGCGGATAATCCCGACGAGTTTGGGGCTTCAGACTGGCTCTCATGTGGATTCTCCAAGACCTGTGGCGATTTCAAGCCTGGTGCATCCGAAGATGCTGACGAGCTGAATAAATTCTCTCATCTTGTCGCATGTCAGAAAGGTCCAGGTAGAAGAATCATCAGAATTCTTCCACGGAAAGGTGATATCTGGGCCCTGTACCAGAACTGGTCTGCCGACTGGGATGAACTTGTACCTGATGAGACAATGTACAAGTATGACTTGGTGCAGGTTCTTGACAGCTACAGCCCAAGTGAAGGCCTTTCTGTCATGCCCATTGAGAAAGTCCCTGGCTTTGTGTCTGTGTTCAAGCCACTTTCTGACCCAGCAAAGAGCAGGAGGATTCCAGAGGAGGAAATGACGCGGTTTTCGCACCAGGTGCCGTTTCATATCCTTACTGGTGAAGAAGCTCACAATTCCCCCAAGGGATGCTATGAATTGGATCCAGGCTCAACTCCAAAGGAACTTCTTCAAGTAGTCTGA